One window of the Anguilla rostrata isolate EN2019 chromosome 13, ASM1855537v3, whole genome shotgun sequence genome contains the following:
- the pigu gene encoding phosphatidylinositol glycan anchor biosynthesis class U protein: protein MAAPLTLVLIVAVTIRAVLFNSSLAELISERVEVVSPLNAWKRVVEGLALLDLGVSPYSGDVFHETPLIIYLFHFVIDYADIVFMIADGITAVALYLAVQDYNKGVFRKQKYALEADRYPHDCLELIRTPKEMYYIPLKVAVFYLLNPFTILSCVAKSTCGLNNAVIALFILSTIKGSALLSAIFLALATYQSIYPLTLCVPALLFLLQRLYIPVNVRRPSFWLFTVQYAVMFLGSLSVIVCLSFFLLSSWDFIPSVYGFILSVPDLTPNIGLFWYFFAEMFEHFRLFFICVFQINVFFYTIPLSIKLKEHPVFLIFMQIAIISIFKSYPTVGDIALYMAFLPVWSHLYRFLRNIFLVCCVLLACSALFPVLWHLWIYAGSANSNFYYAITLLFNVGQILLVSDYFYAYLRREHHLAHGLYLKRKDGSEATLVLK from the exons ATGGCGGCTCCCTTAACTCTGGTTTTGATTGTAGCTGTTACAATTAGAGCTGTACTCTTCAATTCGAGTTTGGCCGAGCTTATATCGGAGAGAGTGGAAGTTGTATCTCCTTTAAATGCCTGGAAAAGAG TTGTGGAAGGCTTGGCCCTGCTGGATTTGGGAGTGTCGCCCTATTCCGGGGATGTGTTTCATGAA ACACCGCTCATCATTTATCTTTTTCACTTCGTCATTGATTATGCAGATATCGTGTTCATG atAGCAGATGGCATTACAGCTGTCGCGTTGTACCTGGCTGTACAGGACTATAACAAGGGTGTG TTCAGGAAGCAGAAGTACGCTCTGGAGGCTGACCGGTACCCACACGACTGCCTGGAGCTCATCAGAACCCCTAAAGAGATGTACTACATCCCTCTCAAAGTGGCCGTGTT ttACTTGTTGAACCCATTCACTATACTTTCCTGTGTGGCCAAGTCTACCTGTGGGCTCAACAACGCGGTCATCGCTCTCTTCATCCTGAGCACCATCAAAG GAAGTGCCTTACTGAGTGCCATTTTTCTGGCCCTGGCCACGTACCAGTCCATCTACCCCCTGACGCTGTGCGTGCCAGCGCTGCTCTTCCTACTTCAG agGCTGTACATCCCCGTGAACGTGCGGCGGCCCAGCTTCTGGCTCTTCACCGTGCAGTACGCCGTCATGTTCCTGGGCAGCCTGTCCGTCATCGTCTGCCTCTCCTTCTTCCTGCTCAGCTCCTGGGACTTCATCCCGTCCGTGTACGGCTTCAT cctGTCGGTGCCGGACCTCACCCCCAACATCGGCCTGTTCTGGTACTTCTTCGCCGAGATGTTTGAGCACTTCCGCCTCTTCTTCATCTGCGTCTTCCAAATCAACGTCTTCTTCTACACCATTCCGCTGTCAATCAAACTCAA GGAGCATCCAGTCTTTCTCATATTCATGCAGATTGCCATCATCTCCATCTTTAAGTCCTACCCCACGGTGGGGGACATCGCCCTCTACATGGCCTTCCTGCCCGTTTGGAGCCACCTGTACAGAT TTCTGAGGAACATCTTCCTGGTTTGCTGTGTGCTATTGGCTTGCTCCGCCCTGTTTCCTGTCCTCTGGCACCTGTGGATCTACGCTGGCAGCGCCAACTCAAACTTCTACTACGCCATCACCCTGCTCTTCAACGTTGGCCAG ATACTGCTGGTGTCGGACTACTTCTACGCCTACCTGCGGAGGGAGCACCACCTGGCGCACGGGCTGTACCTGAAACGCAAGGACGGGAGCGAGGCCACGCTGGTGCTCAAGTAG